The Antechinus flavipes isolate AdamAnt ecotype Samford, QLD, Australia chromosome 5, AdamAnt_v2, whole genome shotgun sequence DNA segment TTCCGCCTATGGTCACGGAGGCCCCTCCCACCTATCTTGCCTCTAAACAATCCTCTTTTCTTACAAAGCTAAGAATGtcacctttcttctcttttcctcaccaGGTCACATGTGCCAATCTAACAAATGGCGGGAAGTCAGAACTTCTAAAATCTGGAGGTACAAAATCTACCCTAAAGCACATCTGGACAGAAAGCAGCAAAGACTTGTCCATCAGCCGGCTCCTCTCACAGACTTTTCGCGGCAAGGACAATGATACGGACTTGGACCTGCGCTACGACACCCCAGAACCTTATTCGGAACAAGATCTCTGGGACTGGCTGAGGAACTCCACGGACCTTCAGGAGCCTCGGCCCAGAGCTAAGAGACGGCCCATCGTCAAGACGGGGAAGTTTAAGAAAATGTTTGGCTGGGGTGATTTTCATTCCAACATCAAAACTGTGAAGCTCAACCTGTTGATAACTGGGAAAATCGTTGACCACGGGAACGGGACCTTCAGCGTCTACTTCCGGCACAATTCCACCGGGCAAGGCAACGTCTCTGTGAGCCTGGTGCCCCCCACCAAGATCGTGGAATTCGACTTGGCCCAGCAGACGGTGATCGATGCCAAAGATTCCAAGTCCTTTAACTGCCGGATCGAGTACGAAAAGGTGGACAAGGCGACCAAGAACACGCTCTGTAACTATGACCCCTCCAAGACCTGTTACCAGGAGCAGACCCAGAGCCACGTGTCCTGGCTCTGCTCCAAGCCCTTTAAGGTCATCTGtatttacatttccttttatagTACCGATTACAAACTAGTACAGAAGGTGTGTCCTGACTACAA contains these protein-coding regions:
- the NXPH1 gene encoding neurexophilin-1; amino-acid sequence: MQAAYWYVLLLWQPTLYLVTCANLTNGGKSELLKSGGTKSTLKHIWTESSKDLSISRLLSQTFRGKDNDTDLDLRYDTPEPYSEQDLWDWLRNSTDLQEPRPRAKRRPIVKTGKFKKMFGWGDFHSNIKTVKLNLLITGKIVDHGNGTFSVYFRHNSTGQGNVSVSLVPPTKIVEFDLAQQTVIDAKDSKSFNCRIEYEKVDKATKNTLCNYDPSKTCYQEQTQSHVSWLCSKPFKVICIYISFYSTDYKLVQKVCPDYNYHSDTPYFPSG